In Microbulbifer sp. THAF38, the sequence GTCACTTTTAGCCAGCAGTTTGCATCACCTCGTAGATGCTATTGTTGAGGATCCACAGCAAAATATTCACGCATTACCTGTGCTAACCCCTAATCAGCTCAAAACATTGTTAGTAGATTGGAATGATGTACAGCGTGAGTACCCGGTTCAAAAAGGAATTCATCAGCTATTCGAGCAACAAGCTGAACAGAATTGTCACAAAACAGCATTGCATTTTGATGGGCAATCATTGACCTATCAATCCTTGAATCAGCAAGCTAATCAAATCGCCAACTATTTGGTAGAACAGGGTGTAGAAAAGGGAGATTTAGTTGGGCTTTGCTTAGAACCGTCAATTGATTTAGTCGTTGGTATGTTGGCTATATTGAAAGCCGGCGCCGCCTATGTTCCGCTGGATCCAAGCTTGCCGGAAGATCGTGTTGCGTACATCTTGGCTGATAGCCAGCTCAAATGGATCATCAGTCAACAAGAACAAATAGAGGACATGCCATTTGAAGAGCTAAGTGTCTTACCGATAGATGCACCCATTTGGCAAAGGCTCAGATCTAGATATAGCGACCAAAATCCAACAGTATTTCTTAGTGATTCGTGTAAAAATGCATTGGCTTATGTCATTTATACCTCAGGATCTACCGGACAGCCAAAAGGTGTAATGGTTGAACATCACAATGTTGTAGGTTTAGCGCGAGACCAACATTATGTAGAGATTGTTAAAGAAGATGTTATTGCTCACGCAGCGCCTCCTGCTTTTGATGCTGCAACTTTTGAAATTTGGGCAGCATTATGTAATGGCGCCAGTGTCGCTTACATAGACAAACACACCTTGCTGAATCCCGATGCGCTTGAACAAAAAATTATCAATGAATCGGTATCCGTTATGTTCCTGACGACCGCGGTCGTTAATCAGGTGGCATACGAACGTCCAAGTTTGTTTGGTAACTTAAGATGCTTACTCTTTGGTGGTGAACAGGTTAATTACGAAGCGGTACAACAAATCATAGATAACGGAAAACCTGACCATCTATTGCACGTATACGGCCCAACAGAAACGACGACTTTTGCAACGTATGCAGAATTAACCGGTAACTATAAAGAAGATGAACTTCTGATTTCGATCGGTGGCCCTCTTTCAAATGTAGAAATTCATGTCTTTGATGAACATGGACAATTGGCAGCAATGGGCGCTGTTGGTGAGTTATACATAGGTGGTCGCGGCGTTGCTCGAGGTTACTTGAACCAAAAAGCATTAACTGAAGAGCGATTTGTATCGATGCCTTTGCCGGGCCGTGCTAAACAGCGTTTATACCGAACAGGTGATTTAGTGCGTTGGCTTCCTTCAGGAGAGTTGGAATTTATTGGGCGAGTTGATCATCAAGTTAAGATTCGTGGGTTTCGTATTGAACTTGGCGAAATCGAACATCAATTGACGTGTTTCCCTAACGTAAAGGAATCTGTTGTAGTTGTTCGACACAATAATATTGAAGGTACTTCTGATACTAAACAGCTCGTGGCTTATGTTGCAGGTCAGGGGCTAACTGACTCTGATGAAAAGCAAACCCAAGTGGTTGCCGATTTGCGTCAATTTTTACAAGGAAAATTGCCTGAACATATGGTACCGGCTATTTACGTTATTCTTGATGCGATGCCATTAACGAATAATGGCAAGATTGATCGAAACGCACTGCCAGAGCCGACACTGACAACAATCGATAAAGCCAACTATATTGCACCAACTTCTGAAACAGAAAAAAACATGTGCGCTATTTGGCAGGAGTCTTTGGGCATTGACAAAATTGGTGTTAAAGACAACTTCTTTAATTTAGGTGGCGACTCTATTTTATCAATCAGAGTTGTTTCTAAAATGAACGAATTACTCGGTCAAGACAACGCCATCAGTATCAAAGATATCTTTAAGTATCAGACGGTAGAAGAGTTATCAATGAGGATTGATGACGGAGGCAATGAACAGTCGTTTAGCTTGCAAGTAGCGCCATTTTCACAACTGACAGACAGTGAAACCAGTTTGTTGGCAGAAGATATTGCGCTCTATGATGACGTCTACCCTATGTCTGAATTGCAAATAGGAATGGTATTTCATTCTCTATTGCAAAGTAGTGGTGAAGATTATCACAATATCTTTAGCATCCAAGTAACAACGCAATGGGATGAATCATGCTTCTTTGCCGCGATGTCTTACATGTTCGCTTGTCATCCTGTATTGCGTACCGGGTTTGAATTAGAAGGTGAAAGACCACTACAAAAAATCTACAAATCTGTCGTGTTACCTTTTACATTCAAAGATATTAGTCATTTAGATGAGAGTGCACAAAACAAGTGTATTGTTGACTGGATTGAAGAAGAGAAAAACAATCCATTCAACTGGTCTGGTCCACTGTTTAAAGTCTTTGTTCACAAACGTTCTAATCAAAGTATAGAGTTCGGTCTTAAATTTCATCATGCCGTTATTGATGGTTGGAGTGACTCAATGTTTGTTAGTCAATTGTTCATTCACTATCAAACATTATTGGCAGGAGGCTCGTTACCGGAAGCCAAACAGGAATTTGTATTCAGAGATTTTGTCGCGCAAGAGACGGCTATTTTAAAGGACGCTAACGCTCAACAGTATTGGCAACTCATGCTTGATGACGCGCCTATGCAACAAATTTCTTGTAGGCCAAAAAACAAGCACAATCAGGAATCTAGAAGCAAAGTTGAATACTCCGTAGACGCTGTTTTTGATTTGTCAGGCAATCTGTTGCAGCTTGCCAAAGATCAAGGTGTACCAACACAATCGGTGTTATTGGCTGCGCATAGTAAAGTATTATCGTTGTTAAGTGGACAGTCAAAAGCGCTTACTTCTATGGTCATCAATGGGCGACCAGAATATGAAGGTGGTGATAAAGGTATTGGGTTGTTCTTAAACTCGATACCAATGAGTTTTGAGCTAAACGAATGTAGTTGGGCTGATTTAATTCACTCCGTTACCAAGCGTATTACCGATAGTATGAATTATCGTCATTACCCGTCATCTGCAATACAGCGTGAAACGGGACGATCTTTCTCTGAAGTAGTATTTAATTATACGCATTTCCACGCTTACGAACACCTTGCCGAACAATCTGAACTTGCTTTTAGTAATGCACAAGGGTTTGGTCAAACCAATTTTGATTTTACAGTGAATTTTTCGCGGGCTATTGGCGAGGATAAGATAAAACTCACGATTACATATGATCAAGATATGTATGATGCCAAGTTAATTGAGCAAATTGGTGCATACTTTGTAAACGTGTTTAATGCGATGTTAGTTGATATTGAGCAATCTCACTTTACGGCTGATTTATTGACTCACCGTCAGCAAGAAATATTATTGACACAATATAATGCGACTACTGAATCGTATATAAATGATTGTGGTATTCATCAGTTATTTGAAGAAAAGGTATTGTCTCAGCCAGAAGCCATTGCGCTTGTTTTTGAACAACAACAATTAACATATGAAGAGTTAAATCACAAAGCCAACCAATTTGCCCACTACTTGTTTTCACAGGGAGTAAAAGAGAACTCGCTGGTTGCATTATGCATGACACGTTCAGTTGAAATGTTTGTTAGCATTTTGGCGATTCTTAAAGCGGGCTCTGCATATTTACCAATCAATATGGACTCACCTCAAGAGCACATCAATTATGTGCTCGAGGACAGTAATGCTCATTGGATTATTACTGAGTCTGCGCTTACAAGCGGGTTTAATACTCAAGCTAATTTATTATCGATTGACGATGAGGATATTAAACAGGCGATAAATGCATGCCCTAAAACGAATGTGGACACTGCTGACATAGCGAATCATCTGGCCTATGTAGTTTACACCTCCGGTTCAACGGGGTTACCAAAAGGCGTCATGATTGAACATCACAGTTTGTGCAATTTAGCGAGTTATTTGGTTAAAGAACTGGACATTAATGCACAAAGTAGAGTGTTACAGTTTGCTTCAATCGCTTTTGACGCATCAATTTTTGAATGGTCTATGGCGCTTTGTGGTGGTGCAGCACTTCACGTTGCTCAAAGTGCTACAACAAAGTCATTGTTGCAATTTGAACAAATGGTTTCGGATCGTGAGTTGACACATATGATTCTGACACCTGCGCTCCTGCCGCAGTTAAATGTTGAGCGATTTAATTCTGTCAGCCACATGATTGTTGGTGGAGAGGCATGTTCTCGCGAAACTGCTCAGATTTGGTCTAGAAATCGTAAATTCTATAACGCTTACGGTCCAACCGAGAGCACGGTGATGGCAAGTATAGGTAGTTTCGAATTTGACCAAACTAAGCTACACATAGGTAAGCCAATTGACAATACTCAACTTTATGTAGTGAACCAGGGTATGCAGTTGCTTCCTCCCGGGACTGTAGGTGAATTGGTTATTGGAGGAGTTGGCTTAGCAAGGGGCTACTTGAACCGTGAGTCACTTACTAACGATAAGTTTGTCACTCGTTCATTTTTGGATGATACACATACAAGGCTATATAAAACGGGCGATATGGTGAAGTGGTTACCTGATGGCAACCTTGAATATATAGGCCGCTCTGACAATCAAATTAAATTGCGAGGGTTTAGGGTTGAGTTAGGTGAAATTGAGCACGTATTGAGGGAGTGCCATGAGCTAAAAGACGCCGTGGTTGTTGCATCGGGAGAGAGCATTGATAAACAACTCATTGCATATCTCGTCCATAATGAAGATTGTAGCGTCGAACACAAACAACAATTAGTCACACAGTATCGTCAATACCTGCAAAGTAAGCTACCGGCATTTATGGTCCCTGCGGCATTTGTTTGGTTAGACGCTTTGCCGTTAACAATCAGTGGTAAAACTGATTTTAATGCGCTACCGGATGCAGATATGTCTTCGTTGACCATTGGTCGTTATGTGGCACCAGAAAATGATATTGAACGGCAATTAGCTGAAATATGGCAGTCGTTGCTTGGACAAGAACAAATAAGTGTCGACGCCAGGTTCTTCTTAATTGGTGGTCATTCTTTATTGGCCATGAAACTTGCCTCTAAAATAAAGGCAAATTTTGGTGTCGAGTTACCTCTATTTCAATTAATGCAAGCACAAACCATCCGTGCACAAGCACACCTTATTTCACTAGGTGATGAAGGCGAAGCGTCTGACACATTAGTAGAAATTCAACGAGGTGATGACAATAGTGCTAAACCTGTCATGTATATGGTGCCTGGTTTTGCAGGATACAGCCATATATTTACTGAGCTTGCTGCTCAATTAGGCGAAGAACAACGGGTCTTTGCATTCAATCCTTCTGGTTTAGATGGAAAAAGCGTTATACACGAAAGTGTTGAAAGTGCGGCACAAAGCAATGTTCAGCGCCTTTTGGCAAATCAACAAGAAGGACCTTATGTTCTTTTGGGCTATTCAATGGGAGCAGCAGTTGCTTTCGAAATGGTTAAACAACTACAAACTATCCATAAACTATCAGCCCATTTGATTGTTTTAGACGGTTATGCGCAGTATGACGGTGTTGAACAACACATTTTTTCAAAACTAGATAAATCAATAGAACAAAATGTAGAAGATACTGGCTGGACAGCAGGTATGGCGGCAGTAGTTAAAGCACAGGCAAAATGGTCTTATAAGAGTTCGCCATACACGCTAGAAAACCTGTTGGTTATTCAATCAGAAGATTGTGATATTAACTTAAGTGAGCAATGGCAACCGTTTGTCAATCAGTGTGTTGATTATCACGTCGTAGGCGGTGGTCATCAGACTATATTGCAAATGCCTTTTGTCGAGGACATTTCAAGAAAAATCATATCACATCAGGAACGAGCTATGTTGGTTGAAAAATCAGCAGAGCTCGTATAATTTTAAATACCTAAACAAATAACTTAATCAAAAAAGGTAAGGGAGTTATGTATTACTTAAAAGAGCAGGCCTATTTCGAACCGCTATTTAACAATTGGTATGCGTGGCCATATTTATTACCACCAGTACAAGGTGCTAGACACACTGTTCATACGCATACAAGGATAATGAAGTCGTTTGTAAATAATGCGCATCTACACATTATGGCAAGCCAAGAACCCGGAATGTCAGGCTCAGACTTTTTAGCTTGTAGTGAAGACCAAATTGAAGACATTAAATCTCTGATAGAATTCACGGAGAAAGAATGTCCGGATTTGATTGCTTTGTCAGCGGCAGTCGCTGAATTAGATGAATTAATTCGTACTCACACGAATGGTGAGTCAATAGAATATATCTACGAAAAAATTCCGGCACCTCTAAAAGGCTATGTAGAACTTTTCTTTGATATGGAACACAACCCCTCTTATCGCCTGATTGAAGGGTTGTTATACAAGAGTGATTATTACAAACCACAATTACAAACGGTTGCGTTTGGCCTAGTCTCTGAAACGAATCAGCGCCCATTTGTATTTAGCACGCCTCGTTTAGTTGATGATGCCCATATGCACATTGATTTGGATTTTAATTCACCTATCCTTGACCGTATCTTAAAAGCGAGACAACATCCTTTAACTGCGGAAGAATTGGAAGCCTTATTTGCGCAATGTAATTGTCGTGGTGGCCTCACCAAAGAAGATTTATTTACGACTGAACCACCAAAAAATCCTCACACACCGGTTACCCAGGGCATTAGGTTGGAATACACCGGGCATGCAGGATTTTTAATAGAAACTAAAGATATCAGTATACTCATTGATCCTGTTATCGCGTCAGTACATGAATCCCACATCGGTGATGTTTTCAGCTTTAATCAGCTACCTGAAAAGCTTGATTATATTTGTTTAACTCACTCACACCAGGATCATGTAAATATAGAAACACTACTACAGCTACGTCATAAAACGGATACCTTAGTGGTGCCCAAAAACAACGGTGGTTCGATTGCCGATCCGTCTTTAAAGTTGATGCTGCAGCAGTTGAATTTTAAGGTTCTAGAAGTGGAAGACATGGAAGAAATTCCATTGCCGGGTGGTAAGATAATTGCCTTACCATTCTTGGGTGAACACGGTGATCTAAATATTCGCTCCAAATCAGCATGGCTTATCGAAATGTACGGTAAGAAGCTATTTATGGGAGCCGATTCGTCAAACTTAGATCCTAATATGTATCACCATATTCATAAACAAGTCGGCGATCTTGATTTACTTGCTATTGGGATGGAATGCGTAGGTGCTCCTTACACATGGATGTACGGTGCATTGCACACTAAGAAAGTGAGTAAACAAATTAAAAACTCTCGTCGCTTAAATGGTTGTGACTCAAAAATTGGTTACGGTATGGTTGAGATATTTAAGCCAAAAGAAGTATATATCTATGCTCTCGGACTTGAGCCTTGGTTTAATTACTTTATGGGGCTTGATTATAGTGATGACTCTGAGCAAATCATCGAATCAAATAAAATGCTTCAGTTGTGTTACGATAGCAATATAAAATGTGAAAAAATGTTTGGTAGTAAGACTCTGGTATTTAATCAATAAACGATGCAGTAAAATAGAATTAGCAATCTATGGATTAAAGTTCAGGTTGCTTTAACACTCATTTTACTTAATGTTTTTCGGCCAACTGTTGTTGGTCGAAAGCCCTATAAGAAAGGATTGTCGAATCCTAGAAGGGGTAGAAAAAAGTGGGGATAAATAAAAGATAGATTTTTGGCACAATATTAAAAGTAAAAAAGGAAAAAAGTAAAGATTTTGCTCGTATCTTTTTTCTTTGCACTATTTGAGGTTGAAATATTATTAACTGTTTTAACATTCGATTTTTTACATAACTATTCAGTTATACATAAATTTAAAGTATCTATTTTCTTTATTGGGTTATATTTATCATTCTTAATGATCATGTCGGTATATATAAACTTTAATAGAGTTGTCAGTAGTTAGATTCGGCACCAACTTATTTATCCAATGAATTTCTGTTGGAAATATTGCCAATACCGACTTTTTTTAATTTGTTATATATTGAACCATAGGAAACTAGCTGTTGGGTGCTCTAAGTGCCAGCGTATTTATTCTCTCGCAGCTGGTGAGAGGGAGCCAGCAGAAACACCTTTCGTGAACAATGGAATACGAAGGCGCTTTGCTTTGATGAAGGCAAGTGCGCCGCTACGGCCTATCAGCGAGACACTTATGACGAACTTCGAAAAATCACAATTAATATTGTTTGTCTGTACAGTACCTAATGCTGTGCTGATTTCTATAAATTACACTGTAGTTGTTCGAGCAAGAAGTTGTGTTGTTAGCGTTTTCTTTTTTGTGGTGAAGAGGTTGATGTGGGGCTTGCTCGCCACAGTCGAAGCCTTCAAGGCTTGGACAATACTCCCTCTGCCTCTGCCTCTGCCTCTGCCTACTACTCTTGTTTCTGTTACTGATCCTGGTTAACGCATGGATCAAGTAACCGTCAGATAAGGCTTGTTGAACCCTTCGCAAAGGGTTTCGAAAGTGTTAGAAGCTATTTCATAACTTCTTTAACGTAATTAACATGCATGCAATATAGAAAAAACACGATAAGGGGATAAATATCGCTCCCATCTAACAACCAAGCGGCGGTAATTTCCCAACCACGCAAAAGTCCGCTCAACTTTCCAGCTGCGAGTATACCTTCTGAGCTTTCTACCATCCTGCCTTGAGGCTCTTTTCCTATTTCTCCTGTGTGGACGGATAAGGTCGATTCCACGACTCAACAGACTATCTCGAAGAGGATCAGAGTCCGCTGCTTTATCATAAACTAAGCGATGAATCTTTGTATTTTTATAGGCAACATCAAGTAATGGATGTAATAACTTTACTTCTGCTGGTGAGGCCGAAGTAATGGTGCCTCCCAGTGGAATACCTTCGCCATCGACCACCACCATCCACTTTGAACCCTTGCCCCGCTTGGTTTTCCCGACTTCGAAGCCCCCTTTTTTGCTGGTGCAAAGCTGCCATCAGAAAAGATCTCTTCCCGGTTAAGCAAAGACTGTTGATCCAACAGCTCCAGAAACCTTCTCCATACCTGTAACAAAGCTCCTTGCTCTTCCCAAAACTGAAGCCTTCTCCAGCATGTACTCGGTGATGGATAGTGTGAAAGAAGATTTTTCCATTGCGCTCCAGAACGCAAAACCCACAGGATGTCTTCAAAACAAGCTCGATTATCAATAGGTTTTGGGCCTCCCTTTCCTCGTTTTAACTCAGCTAGACAAGGTTCGATCAATTTCCATTGATCATTGGTCAACTCTGACTTGAATCGGCTCACTATTGCTGGACTTTTTTCTATGTAATTGTGTGAGAATAACCGATTTCAAGTTATGAGGCAGCCTCCAGTTCAAGAAAGGGTAGTTTGATTTATATCAAAAAAAGAAAAGGGGGCAGAGCCCCCTTTTTTAAATCAGAACCACTCTTTAATGGAGCGGATTATCAGAACCATTAAAGGTTGCTGATTTCCTCAAGCTGCTGTTGCAGACGCTCGTGAGCACCTTTCATTTCTGCGAGCTTGTCCTTTTCCTTGGCAACAACGGCTTCGGGGGCTTTGTCTACAAACTTGGGATTGTTGAGCTTGCCTTCAACTCGTGCGAGTTCTTTGGAAAGTTTATCAATCTCTTTTTGTAGACGGGCGCTTTCGGCTTTAACGTCGATCAGGCCGGCCATGGGTACCAGCAATTCCATATCGCCTACCAGGGCAGTGGCGGAGGCTGGGGCAGCTTCTCCACTTTCCAGCCAGGTGATTTCTTCGAGGCTCGCCAGTTTGGTCAGTAGGCTGCGGGCTTGCTCCAGCAGTTCTTGGTCACGGCTGGAACCGCCGCGCAGGATCAGTGGGATTTTTTTCGCCGGGGAAATATTCATTTCACCGCGAATATTGCGCACGCCTTCAATAACCTGCTTCAACCAGGCAACGGCCGCTTCCGCTTCTTCGTCGATCTTGCTGCTGTCGGCTTCCGGGTATTGCTGAAGCATAATGGTGTCACCGTTGGAGCCGGCGAGGGTTTTTACACGCTGCCAGATTTCTTCGGTGATAAATGGCATCAGTGGGTGAGCCAGACGCAAGATGGTTTCCAGTACGCGGATCAGGGTGCGGCGGGTGCCTTTCTTTACTGCGTCGGAGGCGTTGTCGTCCCACAGTACCGGCTTGGACAGTTCCAGGTACCAGCTGCAGTAATCGCTCCAGATAAAGTCATACAGGGCCTGGGAGGCGAGGTCGAAGCGGTAAGTGTCCATGGCTTCGCGCACGGTGATTTCGGTGCGCTGTAGCTGGGAAATAATCCAGCGGTCGGCGACAGTCAGCTCGAAATCGCTACTGTTGTCCTGGCCACAGTCCTGTCCTTCACAGTTTTGCAGCACGTAGCGGGAGGCATTCCAGATCTTGTTACAGAAATTGCGGAAGCCTTCGATACGGCCGACATCAAACTTGATGTCGCGGCCGGTGGATGCCAGTGAGTAGTAGGTGTAGCGCAGGGCATCGGTACCAAAAGCAGAGAAACCTTCGGGGAAGTCCTTGCGCGTTTGCTTTTCAATCTTCTCGCGCAGGTGCGGCACCATCATGCCAGAGGTGCGCTTGGCTACCAGGCTCTCCAGGTCGATACCGTCGATCAAATCGATGGGATCGATCACGTTGCCCTTGGACTTGGACATCTTCTGGCCGTGGTTATCGCGCACCAGGCCGTGCACGTACACGGTGTTAAACGGTACTTCCTTCTTGAAGTAGAGGGTCAGCATCATCATGCGTGCGACCCAGAAGAAAATAATATCGAAGCCGGTGACCAGTACGGAGCTGGGGTGGAAGGCTTTCAGTTCTTCGGTATCTTCTGGCCAGCCCAGGGTGCCGAAGGTCCACAGACCGGAGGAGAACCAGGTGTCGAGTACGTCGTCGTCCTGGCGCAGGCTGATGTCGGCGCCCAGGTTGTGCTTCTCGCGCACTTCCTCTTCGCTGCGGCCAACGTAGACTTTGCCTTCGTTGTCGTACCAGGCGGGGATGCGGTGGCCCCACCACAGCTGGCGGGAGATACACCAGTCCTGGATATCGCGCATCCAGGAGAAGTACATGTTTTCGTAGTTTTTCGGTACGAACTCAACGCGACCATCTTCAACGGCGGCGATGGCTTCATCGGCCAGGGGCTGGGTTTTTACGTACCATTGATCGGTGAGCCAGGGCTCGATGACGGCGCCGGAGCGGTCGCCGTGGGGCACCTTGAGGGTGTGGGGCTCCACTTTTTCCAGTAGGCCGAGGGCGTCCAGGTCATCGACAATCTGGGTGCGCGCGGCAAAGCGCTCCATGCCCCGGTATTTTTCCGGCACTGCGTCGTTCAGGTGGGCGTCGGCATCGAGGATGTTGATCATCTCGAGGTTGTGGCGCTGGCCCATTTCGTAGTCGTTGAAGTCGTGGGCTGGGGTGATTTTTACACAGCCGGTGCCGAATTCACGATCGACGTATTCGTCGGCAATAATCGGGATTTCGCGATCCGCGAGGGGCAACTTGATGGTCTTGCCGATCAGGTGCTGGTAGCGCTCGTCTTCCGGGTGTACGGCTACGGCGGTATCGCCGAGCATGGTTTCCGGGCGGGTAGTGGCAACTACCAAGTGGCCGGAGCCGTCGGAGAGCGGGTAGCGGAAGTGCCACAGGTGGCCCTGCTTCTCTTCGTTTAATACTTCCAGGTCGGAGATCGCGGTGTGGAATTTCGGGTCCCAGTTCACCAGGCGCTTGCCGCGATAAATCAGGCCGTCTTCATACAGTTTGATAAAGACTTCCTGCACCGCTTTGTAGAAGCCGTCGTCCATGGTGAAGCGTTCGCGGGACCAGTCGGGGCTGGCGCCGAGGCGGCGCAGCTGGCGGGTAATGGTGCCGCCGGACTCTTCCTTCCACTCCCAGACTTTCTCAATAAACTTGTCGCGGCCCAGGTCGTGGCGGGATACGCCTTCGGCGGCTAACAGACGCTCTACCACCATCTGGGTGGCGATACCGGCATGGTCGGTGCCCACTTGCCACAGGGTGTTGTCTCCCTGCATGCGGTGGTAGCGAATCAGGGCATCCATGATGGACTCCTGGAAACCGTGGCCCATATGCAGGCTGCCGGTGACGTTCGGCGGCGGGATCATAATGCTGTAGGGCTTGGCCTCAGTATCCCCGGAAGGCTTGAAGTAGCCGTTCTCCTCCCAGGTTTTGTACCACTGCTGTTCGATGGCGTTGGGCTGGTATGTTTTGTCCATGCGGGCGGGAAACCTTGTGTTAACTGACTGCGGGCGCAGCATTTTGGCTCAGGATAGTCTGGCGATTGCTCTGTCTGCGCGGAAAAGGCGGCAATTATACCGCCGGGGGTAGGGTGGGCAAAAGGCAGCTTTGGGGCTAAATCGCACTCAGTCCCAGATCTCTAGCTCGTCGACCACCTTTTCTATCTGGGCACGCAGCTGTTTTTCCAGTTGAGGAAGCTGCTGGGCTACCAGTTCTTCAATGAGGTCGCTGCGCTGGCGCTCTTTCTCTGAGGGCTCCAATTTTTCTGAGGGGCCTTCCCGCTCAGCGATCGCCTGGGCCATCACCAGTGCCTGGGTGCGGGTACCCGCACTGGCGGTTTCGATGGCTTTGGGCTTGGGTTGGGCCGGCTCCGCAATTGCGGGGATGCGTCCACCGGTCAACCGCGAGCGGATATGGGCGGGCAGGAAGGGGTTCTCGGGTGCTGGGGCAAGGCGCTCCTCTGAGGTTTCAGTTGCAGCAGTGGTATCTGGCTCAGTGTGTCCACTGTCCAGCTGGGTGTCATTGCCTGGCTGATCATCGCTCTCATCTAGGTGCTCTTCCATTAGGTGCTCTGCCATCGGGGCTTTTGCCTCGGGCTCGGCGGTCTTACCTGGCAGGTTCTGTAGGGGGCGCAACAGGGCAAGATCTGATTCCGCCAGTTGCACTTTATGCTCTTCGGTAAGAGTTTCATCGACCGGGGAAAATAATATCGGCAGGTCTTCCTGCTCTAGGAGTTCCTCTTGCTCCAGAAGCTCCTCCTCTTTGGCGTCCACCACACTGGGGGGAGCCGGGAATTCCGGTTCGGCGGATAACAATGGAATATCTGCGGGGGGAGTGGCTTTTTGTATTTGCGGCTTGGCCGAGCCCGCTACCTGATTGAGCAGGGGAATTTCATCGAGATCGTCACTGTTAAGGAGGTCGTGCAGTGAGTTCAGCTCGTCGAGCAGCTCGCTGGACTGTTTGCGTGGTTGTCCGCGCTGCTTGTGCTTGTTCTTTCGACCGGACATGGTGGTTGCCAGTGATTACATGCTCTGGTTGATCTTGTGGGATTGTAACGGATATCCGCGGTCGCGGAAGTGACCAAATCGCGATCGTGAGCGCTGCAGGGCTGTAGTTTCCTGAACAACGATTTCGGCGAGTCGTTCGAAGCGACTGAACCAGTTGGGGACTTTACTGCACAGGTTGATCAGTAAGCCGTGGTGCGCCTGTGGATCTTCGCCGCAGTTGATTTCAATAGCCGCCTGCTCGCCATTCGCCTGGTTGGCATGGGGCAGGAAACTGTCCTCACGAAAGGTCCACAGCAATTGATCGAGATGTTCGGCACGCGCTTGGTTGTCGACCGCAAGCAGAACCCGCAGGCCGTTGCGATAGGCCTTTTCCGCCAGGCGACAGGCGAAAATATCCGCTTGCTGGGGCTGGTCGGAGGAGAGGATGTAAAAGTCGATTCGGGTCATGCTGGCTTTTATTTGTACAGAGACGACAACGGCCCGCGAGGGGCCGTTTCGACAGCCGCTCGGGGCGGCTATTGTGCGCTTTTGGCAGTTATTTTCCCAGCAGGTATTCCACCAGGAGCGGTACTGGGCGGCCGGTGGCACCTTTGCACGCACCGGATTTCCATGCGCTACCGGCGATATCCATGTGCGCCCAGGTGTACTCCTCGGCAAAGCGGGACAGGAAGCATGCGGCGGTAACAGAACCGGCATCGCGGCCG encodes:
- a CDS encoding DNA polymerase III subunit chi, with the translated sequence MRAKVPPAAQYRSWWNTCWENNCQKRTIAAPSGCRNGPSRAVVVSVQIKASMTRIDFYILSSDQPQQADIFACRLAEKAYRNGLRVLLAVDNQARAEHLDQLLWTFREDSFLPHANQANGEQAAIEINCGEDPQAHHGLLINLCSKVPNWFSRFERLAEIVVQETTALQRSRSRFGHFRDRGYPLQSHKINQSM
- a CDS encoding transposase; its protein translation is MSRFKSELTNDQWKLIEPCLAELKRGKGGPKPIDNRACFEDILWVLRSGAQWKNLLSHYPSPSTCWRRLQFWEEQGALLQVWRRFLELLDQQSLLNREEIFSDGSFAPAKKGASKSGKPSGARVQSGWWWSMAKVFHWEAPLLRPHQQK
- a CDS encoding valine--tRNA ligase — encoded protein: MDKTYQPNAIEQQWYKTWEENGYFKPSGDTEAKPYSIMIPPPNVTGSLHMGHGFQESIMDALIRYHRMQGDNTLWQVGTDHAGIATQMVVERLLAAEGVSRHDLGRDKFIEKVWEWKEESGGTITRQLRRLGASPDWSRERFTMDDGFYKAVQEVFIKLYEDGLIYRGKRLVNWDPKFHTAISDLEVLNEEKQGHLWHFRYPLSDGSGHLVVATTRPETMLGDTAVAVHPEDERYQHLIGKTIKLPLADREIPIIADEYVDREFGTGCVKITPAHDFNDYEMGQRHNLEMINILDADAHLNDAVPEKYRGMERFAARTQIVDDLDALGLLEKVEPHTLKVPHGDRSGAVIEPWLTDQWYVKTQPLADEAIAAVEDGRVEFVPKNYENMYFSWMRDIQDWCISRQLWWGHRIPAWYDNEGKVYVGRSEEEVREKHNLGADISLRQDDDVLDTWFSSGLWTFGTLGWPEDTEELKAFHPSSVLVTGFDIIFFWVARMMMLTLYFKKEVPFNTVYVHGLVRDNHGQKMSKSKGNVIDPIDLIDGIDLESLVAKRTSGMMVPHLREKIEKQTRKDFPEGFSAFGTDALRYTYYSLASTGRDIKFDVGRIEGFRNFCNKIWNASRYVLQNCEGQDCGQDNSSDFELTVADRWIISQLQRTEITVREAMDTYRFDLASQALYDFIWSDYCSWYLELSKPVLWDDNASDAVKKGTRRTLIRVLETILRLAHPLMPFITEEIWQRVKTLAGSNGDTIMLQQYPEADSSKIDEEAEAAVAWLKQVIEGVRNIRGEMNISPAKKIPLILRGGSSRDQELLEQARSLLTKLASLEEITWLESGEAAPASATALVGDMELLVPMAGLIDVKAESARLQKEIDKLSKELARVEGKLNNPKFVDKAPEAVVAKEKDKLAEMKGAHERLQQQLEEISNL
- a CDS encoding MBL fold metallo-hydrolase — encoded protein: MYYLKEQAYFEPLFNNWYAWPYLLPPVQGARHTVHTHTRIMKSFVNNAHLHIMASQEPGMSGSDFLACSEDQIEDIKSLIEFTEKECPDLIALSAAVAELDELIRTHTNGESIEYIYEKIPAPLKGYVELFFDMEHNPSYRLIEGLLYKSDYYKPQLQTVAFGLVSETNQRPFVFSTPRLVDDAHMHIDLDFNSPILDRILKARQHPLTAEELEALFAQCNCRGGLTKEDLFTTEPPKNPHTPVTQGIRLEYTGHAGFLIETKDISILIDPVIASVHESHIGDVFSFNQLPEKLDYICLTHSHQDHVNIETLLQLRHKTDTLVVPKNNGGSIADPSLKLMLQQLNFKVLEVEDMEEIPLPGGKIIALPFLGEHGDLNIRSKSAWLIEMYGKKLFMGADSSNLDPNMYHHIHKQVGDLDLLAIGMECVGAPYTWMYGALHTKKVSKQIKNSRRLNGCDSKIGYGMVEIFKPKEVYIYALGLEPWFNYFMGLDYSDDSEQIIESNKMLQLCYDSNIKCEKMFGSKTLVFNQ